A section of the Mycobacterium sp. 3519A genome encodes:
- a CDS encoding chorismate mutase yields the protein MTIEMEPVAEIDDLRREIDELDAAILAAVKRRTEVSKLIGKARMASGGTRLVHSREMKVIERYSELGPDGKDLAMLLLRLGRGRLGH from the coding sequence ATGACTATCGAAATGGAACCCGTGGCTGAGATTGACGACCTGCGCCGCGAGATCGACGAGCTCGACGCGGCGATACTGGCCGCGGTCAAGCGGCGCACCGAGGTGTCCAAGCTGATCGGTAAGGCGCGGATGGCCTCCGGCGGCACCCGTCTGGTGCACAGCCGCGAGATGAAGGTCATCGAGCGCTACAGCGAGCTGGGCCCCGACGGCAAGGACCTGGCGATGCTGCTGCTGCGCCTGGGCCGCGGCCGACTCGGCCACTGA
- a CDS encoding type VII secretion target, with protein MTAPVEVDPAALQAVARELAALSHQLSGEGVKHETQPAVADQPTGPAVVDLSAAANHVVGECAANLLLFAESVAAAARWYEATDAESSHELARQMLPK; from the coding sequence GTGACCGCACCAGTCGAGGTGGATCCCGCTGCACTGCAGGCGGTGGCGCGTGAGCTCGCCGCATTGAGCCACCAGTTGTCCGGCGAGGGCGTCAAGCATGAGACCCAACCCGCCGTGGCCGATCAACCGACGGGGCCCGCCGTCGTCGACCTGAGCGCCGCAGCCAACCACGTGGTCGGCGAGTGCGCCGCGAACCTGCTGCTGTTCGCGGAAAGTGTCGCTGCCGCGGCACGCTGGTACGAGGCCACCGATGCGGAAAGTTCGCACGAACTGGCGCGGCAGATGTTGCCGAAATAG
- the sucD gene encoding succinate--CoA ligase subunit alpha — protein MAIFLTKDSKVIVQGITGGEATTHTARMLKAGTQILGGVNARKAGTTVSHVDKDGQSVDLPVFGTVKEAMEKTGADVSIIFVPPKFAKDAIIEAIDAEIPLLVVITEGIPVQDSAYAWAYNVEKGNKTRIIGPNCPGIITPGQSLVGITPANISGPGPIGLVSKSGTLTYQMMFELRDFGFTTSIGIGGDPVIGTTHIDAIEAFEKDPDTKVIVMIGEIGGDAEERAADYIKANVSKPVVGYVAGFTAPEGKTMGHAGAIVSGSSGTAQAKKEALEAAGVKVGKTPSETARLAREILQSL, from the coding sequence ATGGCAATCTTTTTGACGAAGGACAGCAAGGTCATCGTCCAGGGCATCACCGGCGGCGAGGCCACCACGCACACCGCGCGGATGCTCAAGGCAGGCACCCAGATTCTCGGCGGCGTCAACGCGCGCAAGGCCGGAACCACGGTGTCGCACGTCGATAAGGACGGACAAAGCGTCGATTTGCCGGTGTTCGGCACCGTCAAGGAGGCCATGGAGAAGACCGGCGCCGACGTTTCGATCATCTTCGTGCCGCCGAAATTCGCCAAGGACGCGATCATCGAGGCCATCGATGCGGAGATTCCGCTGCTGGTCGTCATCACCGAGGGAATTCCGGTGCAGGACAGCGCATATGCGTGGGCCTATAACGTCGAGAAGGGCAACAAGACCCGCATCATCGGGCCGAACTGCCCCGGCATCATCACCCCAGGCCAGTCGCTGGTCGGCATCACTCCTGCCAACATCAGCGGCCCCGGCCCGATCGGTCTGGTGTCCAAGTCCGGCACGCTGACCTACCAGATGATGTTCGAGTTGCGCGATTTCGGCTTCACCACGTCGATCGGCATCGGCGGCGACCCGGTCATCGGCACCACCCACATCGATGCGATCGAGGCGTTCGAGAAGGACCCCGACACCAAGGTCATCGTGATGATCGGCGAGATCGGCGGCGACGCCGAGGAGCGGGCCGCCGACTACATCAAGGCCAACGTCTCCAAGCCGGTCGTCGGCTACGTCGCGGGATTCACCGCGCCGGAGGGCAAGACGATGGGCCACGCGGGCGCCATCGTGTCCGGTTCGTCGGGCACCGCGCAGGCCAAGAAGGAGGCCCTCGAGGCCGCCGGCGTGAAGGTCGGCAAGACCCCGTCGGAGACCGCGCGCCTGGCCAGGGAGATCCTGCAGAGCCTGTAA
- a CDS encoding acyltransferase family protein, producing the protein MRQAIPALDGIRAVAVALVLAEHGGIPGVSGGFLGVDVFFVLSGFLITSLLLDERARTGRIRLRDFWIRRARRLLPALIVMVMAVVAARRFFPSEATTTLRDDAVAALFWAANWAFVAQKTDYFSQGSPPSPLQHTWSLGVEEQFYLLWPLLVLAVAAVFGARARWAVCGLAVLGAAGSAAAAILMASDVNRVYFGTDTRIEALMVGAAAAALLVRDWRVLTAGGTLIRTRYRRWAATAVSIVGLAGLGALAHYATGSARDFSHGLLIAVAVAAVLVVAPVALDQGSPVAKALAWRPLVWLGAISYGVYLWHWPIFLAVNGERTGWSGWPLFGVRCAATVAVATASWWLLEQPIRRWRPVFVPMLPLAGATAATAAVVTMTVLPVNVKPAEPGLSSIDSAALVSPERPVEVRSPSGRVAPGTERVAVFGDSVAWTLMRYLPPTPGLSFANYTTIGCGVARGGPYRYAGETLNQKPECDAWPQRWAQRINHDRPDVVLLIIGRWEVVDRVNEGNWTHIGEDGYDAYLRGELQRALDILTSTGARLVVTTEPYNRRGERPDGSLYPEDQPARADRWNKLLRSVIGNRPNITVLDLNKKLGPNGYYTNKVDGIKMRMDGVHPTPEAVKWLTPWLTDALKR; encoded by the coding sequence GTGCGCCAGGCGATTCCCGCGTTGGACGGCATCCGCGCCGTCGCCGTCGCACTCGTGCTCGCCGAACACGGCGGCATCCCCGGCGTTTCCGGCGGCTTCCTGGGTGTCGACGTCTTCTTCGTGCTCAGTGGCTTCCTGATCACCTCGCTGCTGCTCGACGAGCGGGCCCGTACCGGCCGAATCCGGCTGCGCGACTTCTGGATCCGGCGGGCCCGCCGGCTGTTGCCCGCGCTGATCGTGATGGTGATGGCCGTCGTCGCCGCGCGCAGGTTCTTCCCCTCCGAAGCCACCACGACGCTGCGCGACGACGCCGTCGCCGCCTTGTTCTGGGCGGCCAACTGGGCGTTCGTCGCGCAGAAGACCGACTACTTCTCGCAGGGCAGCCCGCCGTCGCCGCTGCAGCACACCTGGTCGCTCGGCGTCGAGGAGCAGTTCTACCTGCTGTGGCCGTTGTTGGTGCTCGCCGTCGCCGCGGTGTTCGGTGCGCGGGCCCGGTGGGCGGTGTGTGGGCTCGCCGTGCTCGGCGCCGCGGGTTCGGCCGCCGCGGCGATCCTGATGGCGTCCGACGTCAATCGCGTCTACTTCGGCACCGACACCCGCATCGAGGCGCTGATGGTGGGCGCCGCCGCGGCCGCGCTGCTGGTGCGCGACTGGCGGGTGCTGACCGCGGGCGGCACCTTGATCCGCACCCGGTACCGGCGGTGGGCCGCGACCGCGGTGTCGATCGTGGGACTGGCCGGGCTTGGCGCGCTGGCGCACTACGCGACCGGCAGCGCCCGCGACTTCTCCCACGGGCTGCTGATCGCGGTGGCGGTCGCCGCGGTGCTGGTGGTGGCGCCGGTGGCGTTGGACCAGGGCTCACCCGTGGCGAAGGCACTGGCGTGGCGGCCGCTGGTGTGGCTCGGCGCCATCTCCTACGGCGTCTACCTGTGGCACTGGCCGATCTTTCTGGCCGTGAACGGGGAGCGCACGGGTTGGTCGGGGTGGCCGCTGTTCGGGGTGCGGTGCGCGGCGACGGTCGCGGTGGCGACGGCGTCGTGGTGGCTGCTCGAGCAGCCGATCCGGCGCTGGCGACCGGTGTTCGTGCCGATGCTGCCGTTGGCGGGTGCGACGGCAGCGACCGCGGCGGTGGTGACCATGACGGTGCTGCCGGTGAACGTCAAACCCGCCGAGCCCGGTCTGAGCAGTATCGACTCGGCGGCGCTGGTGTCACCGGAGCGGCCGGTCGAGGTGAGGTCGCCGTCGGGGCGGGTTGCGCCGGGGACCGAGCGGGTCGCGGTGTTCGGGGATTCGGTGGCGTGGACGCTGATGCGGTACCTGCCGCCGACGCCGGGGCTGAGCTTCGCCAACTACACGACGATCGGCTGCGGGGTGGCCCGCGGCGGGCCCTACCGGTATGCCGGCGAGACGCTGAACCAGAAACCCGAATGCGACGCCTGGCCGCAGCGGTGGGCGCAGCGGATCAACCATGACCGGCCCGACGTCGTGCTGCTGATCATCGGCCGCTGGGAGGTGGTCGACCGGGTCAACGAGGGCAACTGGACGCATATCGGCGAGGACGGATACGACGCCTACCTACGCGGCGAGTTGCAACGCGCACTCGACATCCTGACGTCGACCGGCGCCCGGCTGGTGGTGACCACCGAGCCGTACAACCGTCGCGGCGAGCGGCCCGATGGCAGCCTGTATCCCGAAGACCAGCCTGCCCGCGCCGACCGGTGGAACAAGTTGTTGCGCAGCGTGATTGGCAACCGGCCGAACATCACCGTGCTCGATCTGAACAAGAAGCTGGGCCCGAACGGCTACTACACCAACAAAGTCGACGGCATCAAGATGCGCATGGACGGTGTGCACCCGACGCCGGAGGCGGTCAAGTGGCTGACGCCGTGGCTGACCGACGCGCTGAAGCGCTAG
- a CDS encoding acetyl-CoA acetyltransferase codes for MVDPRTPVLVGVGQFTERIDDADYRGMSAVELATEAARAALADTGAAAAKVAGAIDTVYALRQFEISSPMPAKLGKSNNYPRSVMQRVGGDPARVVLEPVGGQGPQKLVAEAGNTIAAGDADVVMIMGSEAGSTVKFWREAAKRGEAKPDFTEHVEGQLEDRGHQLFSYIDDYTIAHGLTGAPVQYGLLENARRARLGLSVADYRQQMAELFAPMSKVAAKNPFSSSPVERSVDEIVGVSDDNRMICDPYPRLLVARDQVNQGAAAIMMSVEAARRLGVPEGNWVYLHGHSDMVEQATLDRLDLGASPASVMAVREALRVAGIGADDVATFDLYSCFPFPVFVACEALGIDGDDPRGLTLTGGLPYFGGPGNSYSLHGIAETVIEMRNAPGQFGFVGANGGIMSKYSVGIYSTEPVDWRTNRCAELNEEIAALPKVPVTRAADGAATIETYSVRYDWPIRTGIIVGRLSADNSRFMATTEDDDLVALMSDGDPLGAPISVWSTENGNRAMLA; via the coding sequence ATGGTCGATCCGCGGACCCCGGTGCTCGTCGGCGTCGGGCAGTTCACCGAACGCATCGACGACGCCGACTACCGGGGCATGTCAGCGGTGGAGTTGGCGACCGAAGCTGCCCGCGCTGCGCTGGCCGATACCGGCGCCGCTGCGGCGAAGGTCGCCGGGGCGATCGACACGGTGTACGCGCTACGGCAGTTCGAGATCTCTTCACCGATGCCCGCGAAACTGGGCAAGTCGAACAACTACCCGCGGTCGGTCATGCAGCGGGTCGGCGGTGATCCCGCGCGTGTCGTGCTCGAACCGGTCGGCGGCCAGGGGCCGCAGAAGCTGGTCGCCGAGGCCGGCAACACGATCGCGGCCGGCGACGCGGACGTCGTGATGATCATGGGTTCTGAAGCCGGGTCGACGGTGAAGTTCTGGCGCGAAGCCGCCAAAAGGGGCGAAGCCAAACCCGACTTCACCGAACACGTCGAGGGGCAGCTCGAAGACCGCGGTCATCAGCTGTTCAGCTACATCGACGACTACACCATTGCGCACGGGCTGACCGGCGCTCCGGTGCAGTACGGGCTGCTGGAGAACGCCCGCCGCGCACGGCTGGGCCTCAGCGTCGCGGACTACCGCCAGCAGATGGCCGAACTGTTCGCGCCGATGTCGAAAGTGGCTGCGAAGAATCCGTTTTCGTCGTCGCCGGTGGAGCGGTCAGTCGACGAGATCGTCGGCGTCAGCGACGACAACCGGATGATCTGCGACCCGTATCCGCGCCTGCTGGTCGCCCGCGACCAGGTGAATCAGGGTGCGGCGGCGATCATGATGTCGGTCGAGGCGGCCCGTCGACTCGGTGTGCCGGAAGGCAACTGGGTGTATCTGCACGGTCATTCCGACATGGTCGAGCAGGCGACGCTGGACCGGCTCGATCTCGGAGCCAGCCCGGCCTCGGTGATGGCAGTCCGAGAAGCGTTGCGGGTGGCCGGGATCGGTGCCGACGACGTCGCCACCTTCGACCTGTACAGCTGCTTCCCGTTTCCGGTCTTCGTGGCCTGCGAGGCCCTCGGCATCGACGGCGACGATCCGCGTGGGCTGACGCTCACCGGCGGACTGCCGTATTTCGGCGGCCCCGGCAACAGCTACTCACTGCACGGCATCGCCGAGACGGTGATCGAAATGCGCAACGCGCCTGGTCAATTCGGCTTCGTGGGCGCCAACGGCGGCATCATGAGCAAGTACTCGGTCGGCATCTACTCCACCGAACCCGTCGACTGGCGGACCAACCGCTGCGCGGAACTGAACGAGGAGATCGCCGCGCTGCCGAAGGTGCCGGTGACCCGCGCTGCAGACGGCGCCGCGACCATCGAAACGTATTCGGTGCGTTACGACTGGCCGATCCGCACCGGGATCATCGTCGGCCGCCTCAGCGCCGACAACTCCCGCTTCATGGCCACCACCGAGGACGACGATCTGGTTGCTCTGATGTCCGACGGCGATCCGCTGGGCGCTCCGATTAGCGTGTGGTCGACCGAGAACGGCAACCGGGCGATGCTGGCGTAA
- the pcrA gene encoding DNA helicase PcrA, whose translation MSLHVTDLNSDSEALLDGLNPQQREAVLHEGTPLLIVAGAGSGKTAVLTRRIAYLLAARDVGVGQVLAITFTNKAAAEMRERVVQLVGPRARSMWVSTFHSTCVRILRNQASLIKGLNSNFSIYDADDSRRLLLMIGKDMGLDTKRYSPRLLANGISNLKNELIGPEQAAYDASNAMEDLPRIIAEVFAEYQRRLRAANALDFDDLIGETVAVLQAFPQIAQYYRRRFRHILVDEYQDTNHAQYVLVRELVGRETEDGVPPAELCVVGDADQSIYAFRGATIRNIEDFERDYPNATTILLEQNYRSTQNILSAANAVISRNAGRREKRLWTDAGEGELIVGYVADNEHDEARFVAEEIDALADKGEITYNDVAVFYRTNNSSRALEEVFIRAGIPYKVVGGVRFYERREIRDIVAYLRVLDNPGDSVSMRRILNTPRRGIGDRAEACVAVYAENTGVSFNEALQAAAAGKVPMLNTRAEKCIASFVELLDDLRGRLDGELGELVEAVLDRTGYRTELENSSDPQDLARLDNLNELVSVAHEFSTDMANAQAMGEVNPEDEDIPDTGVLAQFLERVSLVADADELPEHGAGVVTMMTLHTAKGLEFPVVFVTGWEDGMFPHMRALGDPTELSEERRLAYVGITRARQRLYVSRARVRSSWGQPMLNPESRFLKEIPQELIDWRRVEPPPSLSAPVSGAGRFGTPRPAPTRSAAGKRPLLVLEPGDRVTHDKYGLGRVEEVSGVGESAMSLIDFGSAGRVKLMHNHAPVSKL comes from the coding sequence ATGAGTTTGCACGTGACCGACCTGAATTCCGACTCCGAAGCCCTGCTGGACGGCCTGAACCCGCAACAGCGCGAGGCCGTGCTGCACGAAGGCACCCCCCTGCTGATCGTGGCGGGCGCCGGCTCCGGCAAGACCGCGGTGCTGACGCGCCGCATCGCCTACCTGCTGGCCGCCCGCGACGTCGGCGTGGGTCAGGTGCTGGCCATCACGTTCACGAACAAGGCCGCCGCCGAGATGCGCGAACGCGTGGTGCAACTGGTCGGGCCTCGCGCCCGGTCCATGTGGGTGTCGACCTTCCACTCCACCTGTGTGCGGATCCTGCGCAACCAGGCGTCCTTGATCAAGGGACTGAACTCCAACTTCTCGATCTACGACGCCGACGACTCGCGGCGGCTGCTGCTGATGATCGGCAAGGACATGGGCCTGGACACCAAGCGGTACTCGCCGCGGCTGCTGGCCAACGGGATCTCCAACCTGAAGAACGAGTTGATCGGGCCGGAGCAGGCGGCCTACGACGCGTCGAACGCGATGGAGGACCTGCCCCGGATCATCGCCGAGGTGTTCGCCGAATACCAACGCAGGCTGCGGGCCGCCAACGCGTTGGACTTCGACGACCTGATCGGCGAGACAGTCGCTGTGCTGCAAGCCTTTCCGCAGATTGCGCAGTATTACCGCAGGCGGTTCCGGCATATCCTCGTCGACGAATATCAGGACACCAACCATGCGCAGTACGTGCTGGTGCGCGAACTCGTGGGTCGCGAAACCGAGGACGGTGTCCCGCCCGCCGAGCTGTGTGTGGTCGGCGATGCCGACCAGTCGATCTATGCGTTCCGCGGCGCCACCATCCGCAACATCGAGGACTTCGAACGCGACTACCCCAATGCCACAACCATTCTGCTGGAACAGAATTACCGCTCGACGCAGAACATCCTGAGCGCCGCGAACGCGGTGATCTCCCGCAACGCAGGCCGTCGCGAGAAGCGGTTGTGGACCGATGCGGGCGAGGGCGAGCTGATCGTCGGCTACGTCGCCGACAACGAGCACGACGAGGCCCGCTTCGTCGCCGAGGAGATCGACGCGCTCGCCGACAAGGGTGAGATCACCTATAACGACGTCGCGGTGTTCTACCGCACCAACAACTCGTCGCGAGCGTTGGAAGAGGTGTTCATCCGCGCGGGCATCCCGTACAAAGTCGTTGGCGGCGTTCGCTTTTACGAACGCCGCGAGATCCGCGACATCGTCGCGTACCTGCGGGTGCTCGACAACCCCGGTGACTCGGTCAGCATGCGACGCATCCTGAACACGCCGCGCCGCGGCATCGGCGACCGGGCGGAGGCCTGCGTCGCGGTGTACGCCGAGAACACCGGGGTCAGCTTCAACGAAGCGCTGCAGGCCGCGGCGGCGGGCAAGGTGCCGATGTTGAACACCCGCGCGGAGAAGTGCATCGCCAGTTTTGTTGAACTGCTTGACGACCTGCGCGGGCGTCTCGACGGTGAACTCGGCGAACTGGTCGAGGCGGTGCTCGACCGCACCGGCTACCGAACCGAACTCGAGAACTCCAGTGATCCGCAGGATTTGGCCAGGCTGGACAACCTGAACGAATTGGTCAGCGTCGCACACGAATTCAGCACCGACATGGCCAACGCGCAAGCCATGGGCGAGGTCAATCCGGAAGACGAGGACATCCCTGACACCGGCGTGCTAGCCCAGTTCCTGGAGCGGGTGTCGCTGGTCGCCGACGCCGACGAACTGCCCGAGCATGGCGCGGGTGTGGTGACCATGATGACCCTGCACACCGCCAAGGGACTGGAGTTCCCTGTGGTGTTCGTGACCGGCTGGGAGGACGGCATGTTCCCGCACATGCGGGCGCTCGGCGATCCGACCGAACTGTCCGAGGAGCGGCGGCTGGCCTACGTCGGGATCACCAGGGCGCGGCAGCGGCTGTACGTCAGCAGGGCCAGGGTCCGCTCGTCGTGGGGGCAGCCGATGCTCAACCCCGAATCGCGGTTCCTGAAGGAGATCCCGCAGGAGCTGATCGACTGGCGGCGCGTCGAACCGCCGCCGTCGTTGTCGGCACCCGTTAGCGGCGCGGGACGGTTCGGGACACCACGCCCGGCGCCGACGCGTTCGGCGGCAGGCAAGCGCCCGCTGCTGGTGCTCGAGCCGGGCGACCGGGTCACCCACGACAAGTACGGCCTCGGCCGCGTCGAGGAGGTGTCCGGGGTGGGGGAGTCGGCGATGTCGCTGATCGACTTCGGCAGCGCGGGCCGGGTCAAGCTGATGCACAACCATGCTCCTGTGAGCAAGCTGTAG
- a CDS encoding M23 family metallopeptidase, with protein sequence MARHRSSESPVEVTTNARHSWAEPEASEITDIIPFNEFGDLADLDFRENTAFDRESQVIRAPELDDLHDTDDLIPLRLAVPSEFRPDARDERRVSHAYRDSHTDTSNGVAATDIIDISGRRGLHRKDDVPVKGRLMVAAMAVGATAAGAYTMANTSDQKKPSEAVLAADTSSMAGGVVTGSTDGMQIVSVTPAANSSVHAEEITKAAAFAQERAEREARLNRPLFVMFTKGVFTSGFGYRWGVLHGGIDVANAIGTPIYAVADGTVIDVGPTAGYGAWVKIRHNDGTVTLYGHVNTWLVSKGQRVMAGDQIATIGNRGNSTGPHCHFEVLLNGTNRIDPLPWLAQRGLSPGNYVG encoded by the coding sequence TTGGCACGGCACCGTTCGTCTGAGTCTCCGGTGGAGGTCACGACGAACGCTCGGCACTCATGGGCCGAACCTGAAGCTTCTGAAATCACCGACATCATCCCGTTCAACGAGTTCGGTGACCTCGCTGACCTCGACTTTCGCGAGAACACCGCGTTCGACCGCGAGTCCCAGGTGATCCGCGCCCCCGAGTTGGACGACCTCCACGACACCGACGATCTGATCCCGTTGCGGTTGGCGGTGCCGTCGGAGTTCCGGCCGGATGCGCGTGACGAACGGCGCGTCTCACACGCCTACCGCGACAGCCACACCGACACCAGCAACGGCGTCGCGGCCACCGACATCATCGACATCTCGGGCCGTCGTGGTCTGCACCGCAAGGACGACGTGCCCGTCAAGGGCCGGCTGATGGTTGCGGCGATGGCCGTCGGCGCGACCGCCGCGGGCGCGTACACGATGGCCAACACCTCCGACCAGAAGAAGCCGTCGGAGGCGGTGCTCGCCGCCGACACGTCGTCGATGGCCGGCGGCGTCGTCACCGGCTCGACAGACGGCATGCAGATCGTGTCGGTCACGCCTGCGGCCAACTCGTCGGTGCACGCCGAGGAGATCACCAAGGCCGCCGCGTTCGCGCAGGAGCGCGCCGAGCGCGAGGCGCGGCTGAACCGGCCGCTGTTCGTGATGTTCACCAAGGGTGTGTTCACGTCCGGCTTCGGCTATCGCTGGGGCGTGCTGCACGGCGGCATCGACGTCGCGAACGCCATCGGCACGCCGATCTACGCGGTCGCCGACGGCACGGTGATCGACGTCGGACCCACCGCGGGTTACGGCGCGTGGGTCAAGATCCGCCACAACGACGGCACGGTCACGCTGTACGGCCACGTCAACACGTGGCTGGTCAGCAAGGGCCAGCGCGTGATGGCGGGCGATCAGATCGCCACCATCGGCAACCGCGGCAATTCCACAGGGCCGCACTGCCACTTCGAGGTTCTGCTCAACGGCACCAACCGGATCGACCCGTTGCCGTGGCTGGCGCAGCGGGGTCTTAGCCCCGGCAACTACGTTGGCTAA
- a CDS encoding LysE family transporter produces MHTVSSDWHLWLGFLGASIAIALSPGAGAIQSMSSGLSHGLLRSYWSIVGQELGLVLQLSLVALGVGAIVAKSMLAFTVIKFAGVLYLLFLAVRQWRASASALAEKVGGGSTRAGIPLLARGFLVNATNPKALVFYLAVLPQFVVPTVPLARQYLVIGLTLITTDVVVMSGYAGLATRLLRALGARRQRLMNRFFSGLFATAAVVLALVRRAATA; encoded by the coding sequence GTGCACACCGTCTCCAGCGACTGGCATCTGTGGCTCGGCTTCCTCGGCGCGTCGATCGCGATCGCGTTGTCCCCCGGCGCGGGCGCGATCCAGTCGATGTCGTCAGGCCTGAGCCACGGCCTGTTGCGGTCGTATTGGAGCATCGTCGGCCAGGAACTGGGCTTGGTGCTTCAGCTGTCCCTGGTGGCGCTCGGTGTGGGCGCCATCGTCGCCAAGTCGATGCTGGCGTTCACGGTCATCAAGTTCGCGGGCGTGCTGTATCTGCTCTTCCTCGCGGTGCGCCAATGGCGCGCGTCGGCGTCTGCGTTGGCTGAGAAGGTCGGCGGCGGGTCGACGCGTGCGGGAATTCCGTTGCTGGCGAGGGGATTTCTGGTCAATGCGACCAACCCGAAGGCGCTGGTGTTCTACCTCGCCGTGCTGCCGCAGTTCGTCGTCCCGACGGTGCCGCTGGCACGGCAGTATCTGGTGATCGGGTTGACGTTGATCACCACAGACGTCGTCGTGATGAGCGGGTACGCCGGCCTCGCGACGCGCCTGCTGCGGGCGCTTGGCGCGCGTCGGCAACGGCTGATGAACCGGTTCTTCTCCGGGCTGTTCGCCACCGCGGCGGTGGTGCTGGCGCTGGTGCGCCGGGCCGCGACGGCCTAG
- the sucC gene encoding ADP-forming succinate--CoA ligase subunit beta, producing MDLFEYQAKELFAKHNVPSTPGRVTDTAEGAKAIATEIGRPVMVKAQVKTGGRGKAGGVKYAATPDDAFTHAQNILGLDIKGHVVKKLLVAEASDIAEEYYISFLLDRANRTYLAMCSVEGGMEIEEVAATKPERLAKVPVNAVKGVDLAFARSIAEQGHLPAEVLDAAAVTIQKLWEVFVAEDATLVEVNPLVRTPDNQILALDGKVTLDANADFRQPGHAEFEDRDATDPLELKAKEHDLNYVKLDGEVGIIGNGAGLVMSTLDVVAYAGEKHGGVKPANFLDIGGGASAEVMAAGLDVILHDPQVKSVFVNVFGGITACDAVANGIVKALQILGDEANKPLVVRLDGNNVDEGRRILAEANHPLVTEVGTMDEAADVAAAKAASA from the coding sequence ATGGATCTCTTCGAATACCAAGCGAAAGAGCTGTTCGCCAAGCACAACGTGCCCAGCACGCCGGGTCGGGTGACCGACACCGCTGAGGGCGCCAAGGCCATCGCCACCGAAATCGGTCGACCCGTCATGGTCAAGGCGCAGGTGAAGACCGGCGGCCGCGGCAAGGCGGGCGGCGTGAAGTACGCGGCCACCCCCGACGACGCGTTCACCCACGCGCAGAACATCCTCGGCCTGGACATCAAGGGCCACGTCGTGAAGAAGCTCTTGGTCGCCGAGGCCAGCGACATCGCCGAGGAGTACTACATCTCGTTCCTGCTGGACCGTGCCAACCGCACGTACCTGGCGATGTGCTCGGTCGAGGGCGGCATGGAGATCGAAGAGGTCGCGGCGACCAAGCCCGAACGGCTGGCCAAGGTGCCCGTCAACGCCGTCAAGGGCGTCGACCTGGCGTTCGCGCGCTCGATCGCCGAGCAGGGCCACCTGCCCGCCGAGGTGCTCGACGCGGCCGCGGTGACGATCCAGAAGCTGTGGGAGGTGTTCGTCGCCGAGGACGCCACGCTGGTCGAGGTGAACCCGTTGGTGCGCACGCCCGACAACCAGATCCTCGCGCTGGACGGCAAGGTCACGCTGGACGCCAACGCCGACTTCCGTCAGCCCGGCCACGCCGAGTTCGAGGATCGCGACGCCACCGATCCGCTGGAGCTCAAGGCCAAGGAGCACGACCTCAACTACGTCAAGCTCGACGGTGAGGTCGGCATCATCGGCAACGGCGCGGGACTGGTGATGTCCACGCTCGACGTCGTCGCATACGCGGGCGAGAAGCACGGCGGCGTGAAGCCGGCCAACTTCCTCGACATCGGCGGCGGCGCCTCGGCAGAGGTGATGGCGGCCGGTCTGGACGTCATCCTGCACGACCCTCAGGTCAAGAGTGTGTTCGTGAACGTGTTCGGCGGCATCACGGCCTGCGACGCGGTCGCCAACGGCATCGTCAAGGCGCTGCAGATCCTGGGCGACGAAGCCAACAAACCACTGGTGGTCCGGCTCGACGGCAACAACGTCGACGAGGGCCGTCGCATCCTGGCTGAAGCCAACCACCCGCTGGTGACTGAGGTGGGCACGATGGACGAAGCCGCCGACGTAGCGGCCGCCAAGGCCGCGAGCGCCTGA